A window of the Chloroflexus sp. Y-396-1 genome harbors these coding sequences:
- a CDS encoding histidine phosphatase family protein encodes MRLIIVRHGESEWNRINRYQGQQDAPLSELGRKQAAALGERLKHEKIDVVYSSRLQRAAHTAQAIVAHHPGLEIIYDDALLEINHGEWEGKYLHEIMERYADGLREWRQHPTRSQMPGGESFSNVLKRVLDFRERICNIHANQTVLISTHDVIVKILVADALGMNMDRINRIWVTNASISVIEYGDDLPYLVSLSEACHLGHLATTREQQHAL; translated from the coding sequence ATGCGACTGATTATTGTCCGTCATGGCGAGAGTGAATGGAACCGAATCAACCGTTATCAGGGCCAGCAAGATGCTCCGCTTTCTGAACTGGGCCGTAAACAGGCCGCAGCTCTGGGTGAGCGGCTGAAACACGAAAAGATCGACGTGGTATACAGCAGCCGACTCCAACGCGCTGCTCATACTGCACAAGCCATCGTTGCTCACCATCCCGGTCTCGAAATCATTTACGATGATGCCTTGCTCGAAATCAACCACGGCGAATGGGAAGGGAAATACCTGCACGAGATCATGGAACGCTACGCCGACGGGTTGCGCGAATGGCGCCAGCATCCGACGCGATCCCAAATGCCAGGTGGGGAGAGTTTTTCTAACGTTCTCAAGCGGGTACTCGATTTTCGTGAGCGGATTTGTAACATTCACGCCAATCAGACCGTTTTGATCAGCACTCATGATGTGATTGTCAAGATTCTGGTTGCCGATGCGCTCGGAATGAATATGGATCGCATTAATCGCATCTGGGTAACGAATGCCAGTATCAGCGTCATCGAGTATGGCGATGATTTACCTTACTTGGTTAGCCTGAGTGAGGCCTGCCATCTGGGTCACCTAGCAACTACCCGTGAACAGCAGCATGCCTTGTAG
- a CDS encoding glycosyltransferase family 39 protein: MRAFFANRDLGPFVIVLVFLALLPLSLPRIALSDEVQYYAYLRSFYFDRDLDFRNEYQHFADIGLQNDDQAVFNALLRQDDANPNPTTRKLRNVAPIGSALLWAPGFVLADLWVQVINATSADIPRDGYSRPYIVAVCMMSALYSLLGLLLTYRLTRFYTNQVPALIATLTIFLATPLVFYTYLAMAWSHTAGFFLFTLFLTIWMYGREGSIGRSDGRRHWSVWFASGVVAGLMVMTREQLGLLLIIPALEALAAYIGALRRWQWSVVRELFIGHLIFLVVFVLSLTPQLATYWVLNGRLGPSTTVGSKLAFVSIGWLPVLVSPHFWDTLIHPAHGALLWSPILAVALIGLIWLFRRDGPLALLLFVGFLGQVYINGAFGTTWHLSGSFGFRRLIECTPIFVLGLASVLSWLQMRFGWKPLLAGAVLFVFWNVGLIAQWTFIRPDLRKGLIWDGMLCYQLQVPLQVLSRLYDILFDRCRLTTNC, from the coding sequence ATGCGCGCTTTTTTTGCCAACCGCGACCTGGGACCATTCGTCATCGTCCTGGTCTTTCTTGCCCTCTTGCCGTTGAGTCTGCCGCGGATCGCGCTGAGCGATGAAGTACAGTATTACGCCTATCTGCGCTCGTTTTATTTTGACCGTGATCTCGATTTCAGGAATGAATATCAACATTTCGCCGACATCGGTTTGCAGAATGATGATCAGGCGGTATTTAATGCCCTTTTACGTCAAGACGATGCTAACCCCAATCCGACGACCAGAAAGCTGCGCAATGTCGCCCCAATTGGCTCGGCACTACTCTGGGCGCCTGGTTTCGTGTTAGCCGATCTCTGGGTACAGGTAATAAATGCTACCAGTGCTGACATTCCACGCGATGGTTATAGCCGACCCTATATCGTTGCGGTGTGTATGATGTCGGCCTTGTATAGCCTGCTCGGCTTGTTGCTAACCTACCGCCTGACCCGTTTCTACACCAATCAGGTACCGGCGCTGATAGCAACGCTGACTATCTTCCTTGCCACGCCATTAGTCTTCTATACTTACCTGGCAATGGCCTGGTCACATACCGCTGGTTTCTTCCTCTTCACGCTCTTCCTTACGATCTGGATGTACGGTCGTGAGGGATCGATCGGACGTAGCGATGGCCGACGTCATTGGAGCGTCTGGTTTGCGTCAGGTGTGGTCGCCGGTTTGATGGTGATGACCCGTGAGCAGTTAGGCTTGTTGCTCATTATTCCTGCCCTAGAGGCACTGGCTGCTTATATCGGTGCTCTGCGGCGCTGGCAGTGGTCGGTCGTGCGTGAGCTGTTTATCGGTCACCTGATCTTTCTCGTGGTGTTCGTCTTATCGCTAACCCCACAACTGGCAACGTACTGGGTGCTCAATGGGCGGCTTGGCCCATCGACAACGGTTGGGAGTAAGCTGGCGTTTGTGTCGATCGGATGGTTGCCGGTTCTGGTTAGTCCACACTTTTGGGATACCCTGATTCATCCAGCCCACGGCGCATTGCTCTGGAGTCCGATTTTGGCGGTAGCCCTGATCGGTTTGATCTGGCTCTTTCGGCGTGATGGGCCGTTGGCGCTACTGCTGTTCGTTGGTTTTTTGGGGCAGGTCTATATCAATGGCGCCTTCGGAACCACCTGGCATCTGAGTGGATCGTTTGGCTTTCGGCGTCTGATCGAATGTACACCGATCTTCGTGCTAGGGCTGGCAAGCGTGCTGTCTTGGTTGCAGATGCGGTTCGGCTGGAAGCCGTTATTGGCCGGTGCGGTTTTGTTTGTCTTCTGGAATGTGGGACTGATCGCCCAATGGACGTTTATCAGACCAGATTTGCGGAAGGGGTTGATTTGGGATGGGATGCTCTGTTATCAGCTTCAGGTACCGCTTCAGGTACTGAGTCGCTTGTACGACATCCTGTTCGACCGTTGCCGATTAACCACGAATTGCTAA
- a CDS encoding sialidase family protein, whose product MMRLPSLIITMCCIVVVLVGVSPLPSQAQEGASFVLETNLPASNTKYPQLAVDANGVYVSATDGISSENNGTVKLWIKGEEDNVFPAPIALGSVLTGKAQDWYQTAVTTAPTGEVYVLWIDQVAKTIQFRRREPGGAWNPATFEVMRGHIFAVEPALAVRTNGQIVAAWRDDKNINFSYSNDRGTTWSAVGSVPGALAYKSQTAMAAGPNGELAITFTRDTPRPLHVMVALWNGTGFNPPVDVNGSTSAVFADASVSFSPDPAPNTRIVVAFRGADDGIFFAEKLVSNFSGPWTSTQLISGKGDGRVNVDYDQQGNLHLSWIRQGTNRNVNQLFYAVRPVNQGFLPVVSAPTVAPVFNAWGDARIGVRSYMHVVHELFQGTVPLPRYVLFRAPGAIFGSRPQIENDAPVIGGDGKVSVNVTFPDLGTTNLPDQVRWRWGAPPTDTENDSGGWQPFNPTGPTSILTVPIPDALRTDAGCVERVLYTQLRRTENNLIDQVRSDAVVIDTGVLGSVTVGNPFSRLRTSPFTAPTPADLVGDGGTSDGHPDYTRIPSVYVEIRNLGDCSGLQTFALAPNSAALNSVSNMAISGGRFANVLPYPDIVNEGSLPVFIRVRDALNNSIVINRTLIYDTTPPVLNGGNIQVLPIPDSATIIVNLEFTNIAVTDNLYPGRGFWGVWLANSRTPVADPANDPNLVWFPVEAPGDSNSFTIMWSLASGLAEEQLTPGSYYVYARMLDGAGNPSVSGSAGPAALLPAATITLDQVTFPTVYVPLLQR is encoded by the coding sequence ATGATGCGTCTACCTTCGCTCATCATCACAATGTGTTGCATCGTTGTTGTACTGGTTGGCGTATCACCGCTTCCTTCACAAGCACAAGAAGGTGCCAGCTTCGTCCTTGAAACCAATCTTCCGGCCAGCAATACCAAGTACCCGCAACTGGCTGTTGATGCGAATGGTGTGTACGTAAGCGCTACCGACGGCATTTCATCAGAGAATAATGGCACGGTCAAACTTTGGATTAAAGGCGAAGAAGATAATGTTTTTCCGGCGCCAATAGCACTTGGTTCAGTTCTTACTGGAAAGGCGCAAGATTGGTACCAGACGGCTGTTACAACCGCACCTACCGGCGAAGTCTATGTGCTGTGGATCGATCAAGTCGCGAAAACGATCCAGTTCCGTCGTCGTGAACCGGGCGGCGCATGGAATCCAGCAACGTTTGAAGTGATGCGTGGTCATATTTTCGCGGTCGAACCGGCTCTAGCGGTGCGTACAAACGGTCAGATCGTCGCTGCGTGGCGTGACGACAAAAATATCAACTTTTCTTATTCCAACGACCGAGGAACGACATGGTCAGCCGTAGGGTCGGTACCGGGAGCACTGGCCTACAAGTCACAAACCGCAATGGCTGCCGGACCAAATGGCGAGCTGGCAATTACCTTCACCCGTGATACGCCACGTCCATTGCACGTTATGGTTGCGCTCTGGAATGGCACCGGTTTTAATCCGCCGGTTGATGTAAACGGTAGCACATCAGCAGTCTTTGCCGACGCCAGCGTCTCATTCAGTCCTGATCCGGCGCCAAACACGCGCATCGTGGTTGCCTTTCGTGGGGCGGATGATGGAATCTTCTTTGCCGAAAAGCTGGTCAGCAATTTTAGTGGCCCATGGACGTCAACTCAATTAATTAGTGGTAAAGGTGATGGCCGGGTGAATGTTGACTACGACCAACAGGGGAATCTGCATCTCTCCTGGATTCGGCAGGGTACCAATCGTAATGTCAACCAACTGTTCTATGCTGTCAGGCCAGTAAATCAAGGTTTCCTCCCCGTTGTCAGTGCTCCAACCGTTGCACCGGTATTCAATGCGTGGGGTGATGCTCGAATCGGAGTGCGGAGCTACATGCACGTCGTTCATGAATTATTCCAGGGCACTGTACCACTTCCTCGTTACGTCTTATTCCGGGCGCCCGGCGCCATCTTTGGTTCGCGTCCACAAATTGAAAATGATGCTCCAGTGATCGGGGGTGATGGCAAAGTTTCGGTGAATGTCACCTTCCCTGATCTCGGTACAACGAATCTCCCCGATCAGGTGCGCTGGCGTTGGGGAGCACCGCCAACCGATACCGAAAATGACTCCGGTGGCTGGCAGCCGTTCAATCCGACTGGCCCAACCAGTATTCTGACAGTGCCTATTCCTGACGCGCTGCGCACCGATGCAGGGTGTGTGGAACGAGTGCTATATACACAATTGCGTCGTACAGAGAACAATCTGATCGATCAGGTGCGTTCAGATGCAGTCGTGATCGATACCGGTGTGTTGGGCAGTGTGACGGTTGGCAATCCCTTCTCACGTTTGCGAACCTCGCCGTTTACCGCGCCTACACCGGCCGATCTGGTCGGCGATGGTGGGACCAGTGATGGTCACCCCGATTATACTCGCATCCCATCCGTCTACGTCGAAATTCGCAACCTGGGCGATTGCAGCGGTTTGCAAACCTTTGCCCTTGCTCCTAACAGTGCAGCACTTAATAGTGTAAGCAATATGGCCATCAGTGGCGGTCGGTTTGCGAACGTACTACCCTACCCCGATATCGTTAATGAGGGATCATTACCGGTATTCATCCGAGTACGCGATGCTCTCAATAACTCGATTGTGATCAACCGGACCCTCATTTACGACACAACGCCACCAGTGCTTAATGGTGGTAACATACAGGTGCTGCCGATCCCTGATAGTGCAACCATTATTGTTAATCTCGAGTTTACGAATATTGCGGTCACCGATAACCTTTACCCTGGGCGTGGTTTCTGGGGGGTTTGGCTAGCCAACAGTCGTACTCCGGTTGCCGATCCGGCAAACGATCCGAATCTCGTCTGGTTCCCGGTTGAAGCTCCCGGCGATAGCAACAGCTTCACTATTATGTGGAGTCTGGCCAGCGGTTTAGCGGAAGAGCAGCTTACACCGGGATCATATTATGTTTACGCTCGAATGCTCGATGGCGCCGGAAATCCGAGTGTGAGCGGTAGTGCTGGTCCTGCCGCACTCTTACCGGCAGCCACGATCACCCTTGATCAGGTAACTTTCCCGACAGTGTACGTGCCGCTGCTCCAGCGCTAG
- a CDS encoding sialidase family protein has protein sequence MKILFRTVFVLSALLTLLISTLPSAIPTAAQAPLQLLVETVLPNSANLKLPQAATFKDQVHLIGIAESSGASDGKARVWTKTETGTAFPSPFTLGTTSRTSTNPEYINSAIATSPSGEVLTLWIDQAAKIMRFRKRDTAGNWGAIFEITRNLSFPVRPALTVVNGGPQNGRIIAVWRDDFTGNDASIYYSYSDNGGASWAPVARAFGMKVYRAVVHLASGTNGEVVLTFTRDAPRPLHVMVSLWQGNGFSVPVDVNLGDSSPYADSSVAIYNGKIYVGYRHADNGVFYAEKDISNFFDNQVWSRSRLTGDKGDGQVSVSIDPYGNLHISWIRTPGSRSQNRLNYAFRYANGTFLGPIESATSGPLFNAWGVNSSGSGFYMHVAHELFNGETPFLRYALFKAPGSPFGSDPLIEGGAARVGGDGRTSIKVTFPDLGSTPQDVSVRWRWGAPPTDTENDSGGWVPLASNATATTELTVPIPTAFLNVNDCTPRTLYTQLRRNGTAPVVETMERKASVIIDTNLVATVQVANPLLYDTASWYASNYSVRDLDPGSTPTTQVWLSVSDGGDCSQVSRVRVASSMAELATTSDLDVNGTLDAIVPLPGTTFSPPSPDGDYPVLVRVYDQLGNSQTVTRTIRLDRSPPQMTLSGSESITATDSPLGDILQDLTFDLSTATVTETNGILGVLIAVSPNAVSNPATESTLRWIATKVDFNGGQFTVPSWSMANAPGVTMATTSAPEQTFHIYVRLIDRAGNIGNVVLETTATSTLTPARTYIPLTSR, from the coding sequence ATGAAGATACTTTTCCGCACCGTGTTTGTGCTGTCTGCGCTTTTGACCTTGCTTATCAGCACGCTTCCATCTGCTATCCCGACAGCAGCTCAAGCTCCACTGCAATTACTGGTTGAGACCGTTTTGCCTAACAGTGCGAACCTCAAGCTGCCCCAGGCGGCAACTTTCAAGGATCAAGTGCATTTGATAGGAATTGCGGAATCGAGCGGGGCTTCCGATGGCAAAGCGCGAGTCTGGACAAAGACAGAGACCGGCACGGCATTTCCAAGCCCATTTACGTTGGGTACCACATCCCGCACATCTACAAACCCCGAATACATCAACAGCGCCATTGCAACCTCACCATCTGGCGAGGTCCTGACACTCTGGATTGATCAGGCCGCCAAAATTATGCGGTTTCGCAAACGCGACACTGCCGGAAATTGGGGCGCTATCTTCGAGATAACACGTAACCTTTCTTTTCCGGTGCGACCCGCGCTTACTGTAGTGAATGGTGGCCCCCAGAATGGGCGCATTATCGCTGTCTGGCGCGATGACTTCACCGGTAATGATGCCTCTATCTACTACTCGTATTCTGACAACGGTGGCGCTTCATGGGCGCCAGTAGCGCGTGCTTTTGGGATGAAGGTTTACCGTGCAGTTGTGCATTTAGCTTCTGGTACGAATGGTGAGGTCGTGCTGACCTTTACGCGCGACGCACCACGCCCGCTGCACGTGATGGTTTCATTGTGGCAGGGCAATGGCTTCAGCGTACCGGTGGATGTCAATCTTGGCGACTCTTCCCCTTATGCCGATAGTAGCGTTGCCATCTATAACGGCAAAATCTATGTCGGTTACCGCCACGCAGATAACGGTGTATTCTACGCTGAAAAAGACATCAGCAACTTTTTTGACAATCAGGTGTGGTCCCGATCACGCCTGACCGGTGATAAGGGAGATGGTCAGGTTTCGGTAAGTATCGATCCGTATGGCAACTTACACATCTCGTGGATTCGTACTCCAGGGAGCCGGAGCCAGAATCGGCTTAACTATGCGTTCCGGTATGCAAATGGTACATTCCTCGGCCCCATAGAGTCGGCAACTTCTGGACCCCTGTTCAATGCCTGGGGCGTTAACAGTTCAGGCAGTGGCTTCTACATGCATGTAGCCCATGAATTGTTTAACGGTGAGACACCGTTTCTCCGTTATGCCCTCTTCAAAGCACCTGGTTCGCCATTTGGCTCCGATCCCTTGATCGAAGGCGGCGCTGCACGAGTTGGCGGTGATGGTCGTACCTCGATTAAGGTGACTTTTCCCGACCTTGGGTCTACGCCGCAAGATGTGAGTGTACGCTGGCGGTGGGGTGCGCCACCTACCGATACCGAAAACGACTCTGGTGGTTGGGTACCATTGGCATCTAATGCCACTGCTACCACCGAATTGACCGTGCCTATCCCTACAGCTTTCCTGAATGTCAACGATTGTACGCCACGCACGTTGTACACGCAGTTGCGGCGAAATGGGACTGCGCCTGTTGTGGAGACAATGGAGCGCAAGGCAAGTGTCATCATTGACACCAATCTTGTAGCGACTGTTCAGGTTGCCAATCCGCTGTTGTACGATACAGCGAGCTGGTATGCTTCCAACTACTCGGTGCGCGATCTCGACCCCGGTAGTACACCGACGACGCAGGTCTGGCTATCGGTCAGCGATGGCGGTGATTGCTCGCAGGTTTCACGGGTTAGAGTTGCGAGTAGCATGGCAGAGTTAGCAACCACAAGTGACCTTGATGTTAATGGTACCCTGGACGCTATCGTACCGCTACCCGGTACCACATTCTCACCACCATCGCCGGACGGTGATTACCCAGTCCTCGTGCGTGTTTACGATCAGTTAGGGAATTCACAAACCGTTACCAGGACGATCCGCCTTGACCGGTCCCCACCGCAGATGACGCTGAGCGGAAGTGAGTCCATTACGGCAACCGATTCGCCGTTAGGCGATATTCTTCAGGATCTCACCTTTGATCTCTCTACGGCAACAGTGACTGAGACCAACGGTATCTTAGGTGTCTTGATTGCCGTAAGTCCGAACGCAGTCTCTAATCCGGCCACTGAATCTACGCTGCGCTGGATTGCAACGAAGGTTGATTTCAACGGTGGTCAATTTACCGTGCCGTCCTGGAGTATGGCGAATGCACCTGGGGTCACGATGGCTACGACCAGTGCACCTGAGCAAACGTTCCATATTTACGTGCGCCTCATTGATCGTGCCGGTAATATTGGTAACGTCGTGTTAGAGACGACCGCTACCAGTACTCTGACACCAGCACGTACCTATATCCCATTAACGTCACGCTGA
- a CDS encoding glycosyltransferase family 4 protein, with the protein MRVIYILPRYDSAAMGNRIHTEVIHAWRELGITAEVLSLAPAQSQLTRTIEDGIVVHRLPSRGRFTTQLANRALAALFFYPYLASAIIGMRRFFATNPTYDLCHVETAFPLGFAALLAGRWVPPLAVTLPGADVMAEPEYDYGYARFPAVRAVLPYVFQQARVIRADSPQIRELAIARGAPPAKVTAIPYNITADSFPPHDTPLSVFRAHSREIIVTRHRLDPSRPIIVSLNRLHPFKGIAYLVEAIPTIRAAGLSPQVVIVGPNRSTPRFGDYGAFLHRRALELGVAADIMFTGAIPHHEARTYLAGADVAVVSSVAESFSRVVIEACAVGTPPVVTRTTGASAYVAAAQAGFVVEPRSGPAIGEAIVSLLRDPDIWLAYSARAATLAPQFSSVQIATDLASLYQATLQGQLLPAPMLSQ; encoded by the coding sequence ATGCGAGTCATCTACATATTACCGCGCTACGATAGTGCGGCGATGGGCAATCGGATTCATACCGAGGTGATACACGCCTGGCGAGAGTTAGGGATAACAGCCGAAGTTCTCAGTCTGGCGCCCGCGCAATCCCAACTTACCCGCACGATTGAAGACGGTATCGTTGTTCATCGCTTGCCTTCGCGTGGTCGTTTCACAACGCAACTTGCCAATCGTGCATTAGCTGCACTCTTTTTCTACCCATATCTGGCCAGTGCGATTATTGGGATGCGCCGTTTCTTTGCGACCAATCCAACTTATGATCTTTGTCACGTGGAAACGGCATTTCCGCTCGGCTTCGCCGCACTCCTCGCCGGTAGATGGGTGCCACCGCTGGCCGTAACCTTACCCGGCGCCGATGTGATGGCTGAACCCGAATATGACTATGGCTATGCGCGTTTTCCGGCAGTGCGCGCCGTGTTGCCATATGTGTTTCAGCAGGCACGAGTGATCCGTGCCGATTCACCGCAGATCCGGGAGCTGGCAATTGCTCGCGGTGCACCGCCAGCCAAGGTAACGGCCATTCCATACAATATTACCGCCGATAGTTTTCCGCCGCACGATACGCCACTGAGTGTGTTTCGTGCTCACAGTCGGGAAATTATTGTTACTCGCCATCGTCTCGATCCATCCCGACCCATTATTGTCAGTCTCAACCGGCTCCATCCTTTCAAAGGAATTGCCTATTTGGTTGAAGCCATCCCTACCATCCGTGCTGCCGGTCTTTCACCGCAAGTGGTTATTGTCGGGCCGAATCGCTCAACACCACGTTTCGGCGATTACGGCGCATTTCTCCATCGCCGTGCGTTGGAATTGGGAGTAGCAGCCGATATTATGTTTACCGGTGCTATCCCACACCACGAAGCCCGTACTTATCTAGCCGGTGCAGATGTCGCGGTTGTCTCGTCGGTTGCAGAGTCGTTTAGTCGGGTGGTAATTGAAGCCTGTGCAGTCGGCACGCCGCCAGTCGTTACGCGTACAACCGGTGCCAGTGCCTACGTGGCAGCGGCCCAGGCTGGTTTCGTTGTTGAACCGCGTTCAGGACCGGCTATTGGTGAGGCAATTGTGTCGCTATTGCGTGACCCAGATATATGGCTCGCATATAGCGCACGGGCTGCAACGCTGGCGCCGCAATTCTCGTCGGTGCAGATCGCTACCGATTTGGCCAGTCTGTACCAGGCCACGTTGCAAGGTCAGCTTCTACCGGCGCCAATGCTGAGCCAATAA
- a CDS encoding class I SAM-dependent methyltransferase, whose protein sequence is MKRLQQRPIRLSAIRCIMYEVALNGWRILRRTVNDFSLWRLIEYPWATRALDVRRGDLVVDIGSGTSSFPHMLAKEGVDVVVLELDLERVRWQQAKRAATARPGDGRFFPLVASATAMPFRSDTVSRIAAVSTLEHIPDDEAVGREIGRVLAPGGIAVITIPYTSSERTGFFEGIRRFKRVARNAFVQEGKAGSFFRFYTNDDIQRVYVQPAGLQISPLRGFGRSILNWHYHETRLTRFWRTFILKDLLLAWIVHPLEERFDRSDPLYVMFTLRKPDTRSQS, encoded by the coding sequence ATGAAACGTTTACAACAACGACCGATTCGTTTGAGTGCGATCCGCTGTATTATGTATGAGGTGGCACTCAACGGCTGGCGTATCCTGCGCCGCACGGTTAACGATTTTAGTCTCTGGCGATTAATTGAATATCCTTGGGCTACCAGAGCACTCGATGTTCGTCGTGGTGATCTGGTTGTCGATATTGGATCAGGAACATCCTCATTTCCGCACATGCTAGCGAAAGAGGGTGTTGATGTCGTTGTCCTCGAACTTGATCTGGAACGGGTACGCTGGCAACAGGCCAAACGAGCGGCTACAGCGCGCCCAGGTGATGGCCGCTTCTTCCCACTAGTCGCCAGTGCCACAGCGATGCCTTTCCGGTCTGATACAGTATCCCGCATTGCGGCTGTCTCGACTCTCGAGCATATTCCCGATGATGAAGCGGTTGGCCGTGAAATTGGCAGAGTATTGGCACCGGGTGGCATTGCGGTAATCACGATCCCCTACACGAGTAGCGAGCGAACCGGTTTTTTCGAGGGCATTCGCCGTTTTAAGCGGGTAGCTCGTAATGCCTTTGTGCAAGAGGGGAAAGCCGGTTCCTTCTTCCGTTTCTACACTAACGATGATATTCAGCGCGTGTACGTTCAGCCAGCAGGTTTGCAGATCAGTCCGCTGCGTGGATTCGGTCGCTCGATCCTCAACTGGCACTACCACGAGACCAGGCTGACTCGCTTCTGGCGCACGTTTATCCTTAAAGATTTGCTGCTGGCCTGGATCGTTCATCCTCTGGAAGAGCGTTTTGATCGCAGTGATCCCCTCTATGTGATGTTTACCCTGCGCAAACCTGATACAAGGTCGCAATCTTGA
- the hemN gene encoding oxygen-independent coproporphyrinogen III oxidase: protein MTVEITRETIDRYNRPGPRYTSYPTVPHWSNTFTAEDYLAALHDVAVTNDPISVYVHLPFCAERCAYCGCNATSTRRPSVVDQYLDRLERELAMITAHLGTGRRVVQLHWGGGTPNFLNEAQTRRLMGLLRAAFTIDPDAEVALEVDPRIGNREQVFLFRELGFNRISFGVQDIAQEVQIAIGRIQPLWQTENVVRAARDAGFSSINIDLVYGLPYQTPASFATTLQAMIDLHPDRIACFSYAHLPQARPNQKRVDARQLPTGYDKFQLFRQAIETLTAVGYEWIGMDHFALANDELATAARERRLQRNFMGYTVLPAPHQIGFGMSAIGDLAGRYVQNDSGLGRYQHAIDEGRLPITRGMRLSDDDLMRRHAIMHLMCNLEVPFDLRLPPYGWRLGDVFTAEIERIAAYADDHLVVVEPNRLRVTDRGRFFVRNLAMELDRYLQQATERPIFSSTV, encoded by the coding sequence ATGACCGTCGAGATTACTCGCGAAACGATTGATCGCTACAATCGACCCGGCCCGCGCTACACCAGCTATCCGACCGTTCCCCATTGGAGCAACACGTTTACCGCTGAAGATTATCTGGCTGCACTGCACGATGTTGCAGTCACCAACGATCCGATCAGTGTCTACGTTCACTTGCCCTTTTGTGCTGAACGTTGTGCCTACTGTGGGTGCAATGCCACATCGACACGACGCCCCTCGGTTGTCGATCAGTATCTTGATCGCCTCGAACGCGAGTTGGCGATGATTACGGCGCATCTGGGTACTGGGCGCCGAGTTGTGCAGTTGCATTGGGGTGGCGGCACACCCAACTTTTTGAATGAAGCACAGACTCGACGCTTAATGGGATTGTTGAGAGCCGCCTTTACCATCGACCCCGACGCCGAAGTCGCACTCGAAGTCGATCCGAGGATTGGTAATCGTGAACAGGTTTTTCTCTTCCGCGAGCTGGGATTCAACCGCATCAGCTTCGGGGTACAGGATATTGCTCAGGAAGTACAGATTGCAATTGGGCGCATTCAGCCTCTCTGGCAGACCGAGAATGTGGTGCGAGCGGCACGTGACGCCGGATTTAGCAGCATTAACATCGATCTCGTCTACGGCTTGCCTTATCAAACCCCGGCCAGCTTTGCGACGACCCTCCAGGCGATGATCGATCTCCATCCTGATCGGATTGCCTGTTTTAGCTATGCCCATCTACCGCAAGCTCGCCCCAATCAGAAACGGGTAGATGCCCGTCAATTGCCGACCGGTTACGATAAGTTTCAACTGTTCCGGCAAGCAATTGAAACCTTAACCGCCGTTGGGTATGAATGGATCGGGATGGATCATTTTGCCTTAGCGAACGATGAGTTGGCGACAGCAGCACGCGAGCGGCGGTTACAACGCAATTTTATGGGCTACACTGTCTTACCGGCGCCCCACCAGATCGGCTTCGGGATGAGTGCGATTGGCGATCTCGCCGGACGGTATGTACAAAACGACTCCGGTTTAGGGCGTTACCAGCATGCCATCGACGAAGGGCGTCTCCCGATTACACGCGGAATGCGGCTCAGCGACGACGATCTTATGCGGCGTCATGCTATCATGCATTTGATGTGTAATCTCGAAGTTCCGTTTGATCTGCGCCTCCCACCCTACGGCTGGCGCTTGGGTGATGTTTTTACGGCTGAAATTGAACGAATAGCGGCGTATGCCGATGATCATCTGGTGGTGGTTGAGCCGAACCGCTTACGAGTAACCGACCGCGGTCGCTTCTTCGTTAGAAACCTGGCGATGGAACTTGACCGGTATCTCCAGCAAGCAACAGAACGACCGATCTTCTCGAGCACAGTATAA